One genomic segment of Cryptococcus neoformans var. neoformans JEC21 chromosome 8 sequence includes these proteins:
- a CDS encoding nuclear transport factor 2 (ntf-2), putative: MSDPTSIAQQFTQFYYQQFDSDRNGLASLYRDTSMMTWESTQVQGSAAITEKLVSLPFQKVQHKVVTIDAQPSSPQVASLIVLVTGQLLVDDGQNPLQFTQVFHLIPEGGSYFVFNDVFRLNYG; the protein is encoded by the exons ATGTCTGACCCCACCTCCATTGCCCAGCAGTTCACTC AGTTCTACTACCAGCAGTTCGACTCCGACCGTAATGGTCTTGCGTCTCTTTAC AGGGACACATCTATGATGACCTGGGAGTCTACTCAAGTACAAGGCTCTGCCGCGATCACAGAGAAGCTCGTC AGCCTTCCCTTCCAAAAAGTCCAACACAAGGTAGTTACCATCGATGCCcaaccatcttctccccagGTCGCCTCTCTTATCGTGCTCGTCACCGGACAATTGCTTGTTGACGACGGCCAGAACCCTCTCCAATTCACTCAGGTCTTCCAT TTGATACCCGAAGGGGGCAGCTACTT